In a single window of the Zea mays cultivar B73 chromosome 5, Zm-B73-REFERENCE-NAM-5.0, whole genome shotgun sequence genome:
- the LOC100277951 gene encoding uncharacterized protein LOC100277951, with amino-acid sequence MAGLSVLLENHSKSYTGKAAAAQIISKATLVTTTHGPNHHQQQRKIPVSAAAAGSFLQRCCLCHKELAEGMDIYMYKGDRAFCSEECRCRQIFMDEDATTVRGRRPVKTRQGWEREWET; translated from the exons ATGGCCGGGCTAAGCGTTCTCCTGGAGAACCACAGCAAGAGCTACACCgggaaggcggcggcggcgcagatCATCAGCAAGGCCACCCTCGTGACGACGACCCACGGCCCCaaccaccaccagcagcagcgGAAGATCCCTGTCTCTGCGGCGGCTGCGGGCTCCTTCCTGCAGCGCTGCTGCCTGTGCCACAAAGAGCTTGCCGAGGGCATGGACATCTACATGTACAA AGGCGACCGGGCGTTCTGCAGCGAGGAGTGCCGGTGCCGGCAGATCTTCatggacgaggacgccaccaccgTGCGCGGCAGGCGGCCAGTCAAGACAAGACAAGGATGGGAACGTGAATGGGAGACGTAG